In Mercurialis annua linkage group LG5, ddMerAnnu1.2, whole genome shotgun sequence, a single genomic region encodes these proteins:
- the LOC126681189 gene encoding F-box protein CPR1-like — MSEIPSDITYDILKYLPVKSLLRFRCLSKAYCSLIDSRDFINFHLSNSKNTNTNRSLIIAQTDLQPCRWRNNKTYTMNLDCPDHQLVEFEHIFSVFQGIEPNYDDHLRNLVIFGSCNGLIALYHPDQGMSLWNPSTKKQQKLPNFWGSDRKIRSSDYLLDGFGYDPVSDDYKVIRIRTINNKSRNRSRVMVYSVKHNFSRRIQDFPYKVRGDDKRNWGTLVGSCLHWIVSEPDDIKDRLIVSFNLEDERFRAVPIPDVLKHEEYLLVELGEVGGCLSMSTDDEREFLVEIWVMKEYGIIESWIRIFSTYKPNLCLKSLLTSHVKPIGYSKTGDKLLLDVNSCNLFDYDLKEEEENQTSPYEPDKRIRRIEILGGWIKWDYSFICVRSLVPVNLNPN, encoded by the coding sequence ATGTCAGAAATACCATCTGATATTACGTATGACATACTAAAGTACTTACCTGTTAAGTCTCTTCTTCGCTTTAGGTGCTTATCAAAAGCATATTGTTCTTTAATTGACAGCCGCGATTTCATAAACTTTCATCTCTCGAATTCTAAAAATACAAACACCAATCGTAGCCTCATCATTGCTCAAACGGACTTACAACCGTGTAGATGGCGAAACAATAAAACCTATACGATGAATTTAGATTGTCCGGACCACCAGCTAGTAGAATTTGAACATATTTTCTCTGTGTTTCAGGGTATTGAACCTAATTATGATGATCACTTGAGAAATCTTGTTATATTTGGTTCTTGCAATGGCTTGATCGCATTGTACCATCCTGATCAAGGCATGTCACTATGGAATCCATCAACCAAAAAGCAACAAAAGCTACCTAATTTTTGGGGATCGGATCGTAAAATTCGTAGCTCTGATTATCTTCTTGATGGATTCGGCTATGATCCTGTAAGCGACGATTACAAGGTCATCAGGATCCGGACAATCAACAACAAGAGTCGAAATCGATCTAGAGTTATGGTTTATAGCGTAAAACATAATTTTTCTAGAAGGATCCAAGACTTCCCTTATAAAGTACGTGGGGATGATAAAAGAAATTGGGGTACTCTTGTTGGCTCTTGTTTGCACTGGATTGTTTCGGAACCAGATGATATTAAAGATCGGCTGATCGTTTCTTTCAATTTGGAAGACGAAAGATTTCGTGCAGTGCCGATTCCTGATGTATTAAAGCATGAGGAATATTTGCTTGTAGAATTAGGGGAAGTGGGAGGATGCCTCAGTATGAGCACCGATGACGAACGTGAGTTTCTAGTTGAGATTTGGGTGATGAAGGAATATGGAATTATTGAATCATGGATTAGAATATTCTCCACATACAAACCGAATCTATGTTTGAAAAGTTTATTAACATCACATGTTAAGCCTATAGGGTATTCAAAAACTGGCGATAAACTCTTATTGGATGTTAATAGCTGTAACTTATTCGACTATGACCTAAAAGAGGAGGAGGAGAATCAAACATCTCCGTATGAGCCCGACAAACGCATTCGGAGAATTGAGATATTAGGAGGTTGGATCAAATGGGATTATTCATTTATATGCGTAAGAAGCCTTGTTCCTGTCAATCTCAATCCTAATTAA